A genome region from Hymenobacter tibetensis includes the following:
- a CDS encoding sugar phosphate nucleotidyltransferase: MRIIVPMAGMGKRMRPHTLTVPKPLIPVAGKPIVQRLVEDIAKVCGEPVQEVAFIIGRFGTEVEKSLIKIAESVGAQGTIHYQDEPLGTAHAILCAQSALTGPVVVAFADTLFKADFTLDSSVPGTIWVQKVDDPKPFGVVKLNEKGEITEFVEKPTEFVSDLAIIGIYYFQDGEYLRQELQYLLDNDIKDKGEFQLTNALENMKNKGTTFVPGRVTEWLDCGNKDATVYTNQRYLEYLQERGEPLVSESAKVTNSVLIPPVYIGEGVVITDSVVGPHVSIGNQSNIRSSVVSNSIVQQSATVLHANVTNSMIGSFATVASTPQDLSLGDYNTLRV; the protein is encoded by the coding sequence ATGAGAATCATCGTCCCGATGGCCGGCATGGGTAAGCGCATGCGTCCCCACACCCTTACTGTTCCGAAACCTCTTATTCCGGTTGCAGGCAAACCGATTGTGCAGCGTTTGGTAGAAGACATTGCCAAAGTATGCGGCGAACCGGTGCAGGAAGTTGCTTTCATCATTGGCCGCTTCGGGACGGAAGTGGAGAAAAGTCTCATCAAAATTGCCGAGTCGGTAGGTGCGCAAGGCACTATTCATTACCAAGATGAGCCGCTCGGTACGGCACACGCTATCCTGTGCGCTCAGTCGGCTTTGACTGGTCCAGTGGTGGTTGCTTTTGCTGATACACTCTTCAAGGCTGACTTCACCCTCGACTCTAGCGTACCAGGTACCATTTGGGTGCAGAAAGTAGATGACCCCAAGCCATTCGGTGTCGTGAAGCTCAACGAAAAAGGCGAAATCACGGAGTTCGTGGAGAAGCCAACAGAGTTCGTTTCCGACCTAGCCATCATTGGTATCTATTACTTCCAGGATGGTGAGTATTTACGCCAAGAGTTGCAATACCTGCTCGACAACGATATCAAGGACAAAGGCGAGTTTCAGCTCACCAATGCTCTTGAGAACATGAAAAACAAGGGTACGACGTTCGTACCAGGCCGCGTAACTGAATGGTTGGACTGCGGCAACAAGGATGCTACCGTGTACACCAACCAGCGCTACCTGGAGTATTTGCAGGAGCGTGGCGAGCCACTGGTTTCGGAATCAGCGAAAGTCACGAACTCAGTGCTTATTCCACCGGTTTATATCGGCGAAGGTGTTGTTATCACCGATTCAGTGGTAGGTCCGCACGTATCTATTGGCAACCAAAGCAACATTCGGAGCTCCGTGGTGTCCAATTCTATTGTGCAGCAGTCGGCAACGGTATTGCACGCCAACGTAACCAATTCCATGATTGGCAGCTTTGCTACCGTGGCTAGTACCCCCCAGGATTTAAGCCTAGGCGACTACAATACGTTGCGCGTGTGA
- the dut gene encoding dUTP diphosphatase encodes MQIPVINRSRHPLPEYQTAHAAGLDVRANLPEPVTLKPLQRALIPTGLFMEIPVGYEMQVRPRSGLAYKHGIGIVNSPGTIDADYRGELQVLLVNMSDTEFVVQDGERIAQLVVARHEVIAWQPTETLSETARGAGGYGSTGVG; translated from the coding sequence ATGCAGATTCCTGTTATCAACCGCTCCCGTCACCCGTTGCCCGAATACCAGACCGCCCATGCCGCCGGCCTCGATGTGCGAGCCAACCTCCCGGAGCCCGTTACGTTGAAGCCTTTGCAACGCGCCCTTATTCCAACAGGCTTGTTCATGGAAATTCCGGTGGGCTATGAAATGCAAGTACGGCCCCGTAGTGGCTTAGCGTACAAGCACGGCATTGGCATTGTGAATAGCCCCGGCACCATTGACGCCGATTATCGGGGTGAATTGCAGGTGTTGCTAGTAAATATGTCAGACACCGAGTTTGTGGTGCAGGATGGGGAGCGTATTGCGCAGCTTGTAGTGGCTCGCCACGAAGTAATTGCTTGGCAGCCAACCGAAACGCTCAGTGAAACCGCCCGTGGAGCGGGCGGCTATGGTAGTACGGGGGTAGGATAA
- the mscL gene encoding large conductance mechanosensitive channel protein MscL yields the protein MGFVSEFKEFISKGNVLDLAVGVIIGGAFGKIVTSLTDDILMPVLSLLTGGVDFKEWYLPLDGKSYPTLQAAKTAQAATVNYGLFLNAVITFLLMAFAIFWIVKIANRFKKPQEVVVTEPGPTKDQALLMEIRDALRNRS from the coding sequence ATGGGATTTGTATCCGAATTCAAAGAGTTTATTTCCAAAGGAAATGTACTCGACCTGGCAGTAGGTGTTATCATTGGAGGGGCATTCGGTAAAATTGTGACCTCCCTGACAGATGATATCCTAATGCCTGTCTTGAGTTTGCTTACGGGCGGTGTTGACTTTAAAGAGTGGTATCTGCCGCTAGACGGCAAAAGCTATCCAACTCTACAGGCCGCAAAAACGGCGCAGGCAGCAACTGTCAACTATGGTCTGTTTCTGAATGCGGTTATCACCTTCTTGTTGATGGCTTTCGCAATTTTCTGGATCGTAAAAATTGCCAATCGTTTCAAGAAGCCTCAAGAAGTGGTTGTGACGGAACCCGGCCCTACAAAAGACCAAGCTCTATTAATGGAAATTCGTGACGCGCTGCGCAACCGCAGCTAG
- a CDS encoding enoyl-CoA hydratase/isomerase family protein codes for MASFENLLYDLDAASGILTITLNRPTKLNALNNATISEIGKAMQQALDAPQVRGIILTGSGEKAFVAGADIAELAALSEPLARRASEHGQEVFCMIEESPKPVIAAVNGFALGGGCELAMACHLRIAADNARFGQPEVNLGLIPGYGGTQRLTQLIGKGKALELMLTADMVKAEEALRLGLVNHVVPAAELLTFTRELLGRILTKAPLAVGLVIDSVNAYFADERHGYQTEANAFARCFASQDFKEGTQAFLEKRPAAFKGE; via the coding sequence ATGGCTTCCTTTGAAAACCTGCTTTATGATCTTGACGCCGCGAGTGGCATCCTGACCATTACCCTCAACCGCCCCACTAAGCTCAATGCACTGAACAACGCGACCATCAGCGAAATCGGCAAAGCCATGCAGCAGGCGCTCGATGCTCCGCAGGTGCGGGGTATCATCCTGACGGGTAGCGGAGAAAAAGCATTTGTAGCAGGCGCTGACATTGCCGAGTTGGCGGCACTTAGCGAGCCACTTGCTCGTCGTGCCTCCGAGCATGGACAGGAAGTGTTTTGTATGATAGAGGAAAGCCCTAAGCCGGTAATAGCTGCCGTGAATGGTTTCGCGCTGGGTGGAGGGTGCGAGTTGGCTATGGCTTGCCATTTGCGCATTGCCGCCGACAATGCCCGCTTTGGCCAACCCGAAGTGAATTTGGGCCTGATTCCGGGCTATGGTGGCACCCAACGCTTAACCCAGCTTATCGGTAAAGGCAAAGCCCTTGAGCTTATGCTGACCGCCGACATGGTGAAGGCCGAGGAGGCCTTGCGCCTGGGCTTGGTGAACCACGTGGTACCCGCAGCCGAATTACTGACGTTCACGCGCGAACTGCTAGGCCGCATTCTAACGAAAGCTCCGCTGGCAGTGGGGCTGGTTATCGACAGCGTAAATGCCTACTTCGCTGATGAGCGGCACGGCTACCAAACCGAAGCCAACGCCTTTGCTCGCTGCTTTGCATCGCAGGATTTCAAGGAAGGCACGCAGGCATTTCTGGAAAAGCGCCCCGCAGCATTCAAAGGCGAGTAG
- the infB gene encoding translation initiation factor IF-2 encodes MAEAATKRLSQAAKDLNVGMNTLVDTLAKKGFQVDNKPTTKLTSDQVALLDKEFASSAQDKAEASKLSQAKRQSELDAAALARPAEPVAPKAPVAPTPAPAPVEAPKPIPAPVATAPAAPVAPAAPAPVASRPAPVEEAPKVPGLKVLGKIELDAKGRPVPPRPTPAPTPPAPAPVAAAVSEVKTPPAPVVEPKPTPAPAPVAPVAAAPAPPAPTPAPVVAPAPVAPAPSKPVEPAPVVAKAPEPKPAPTPVAPPAPAPAPAPVAAAPVPAAPTPPPAPETPAPVEDAGTITARADQLKGLTVLGKIELPVDSSRRGNGGRGPRPVASSDVRKSGLNADAKKRQRQRIPGQTGAPQAGQGQGQGQGQGGARPDQGGQSTGTGYQGNRPTGTGPRGNNAPGQRTPNTAPRVTGTGQAAQRQAPAVPLTPEQNEKQIQEQIKATLAKLSGGRGGNQNNRAKYRRDKRAGVAEDREAQRAQNELDAKILKVTEFISANDLASLMDVSVNEVIKICLNMGMFVSINQRLDAEAITVIADEFGYDVEFLSAEEEDTAIEVEDNEEDLQPRAPIVTIMGHVDHGKTSLLDYIRSASVAKGEAGGITQHIGAYDVLTKSGKRVTFLDTPGHEAFTAMRARGAKITDIAIIVVAADDSVMPQTKEAINHAQAAGVPIVIALNKIDKPGANPDKVREELSAINVLVEEWGGKYQSQEVSAKSGLGIEDLLEKVLLEAEILELKANPDRSAIGAVIEASLDKGRGYVTTILVQTGTMKVGDVVLAGPHYGRVKAMTDHRGKKMKQAGPATPVQVLGLTGAPQAGDKIQVMETEREARELATQRQQLSREQTMRTKKHITLDEIGRRLALASFKELNIIVKGDVDGSVEALADSLLKLSTPEVSVNILSKGVGAISESDVLLASASDAIIIGFQVRPSQSARKLAEQEQIDIRLYSIIYNAINEVKDAMEGMLAPTVQEVVVANAEVRQVFNITKVGTIGGCMVTEGTFTRKTKVRLVRNGIVVYSGEIQDLKRYKDDVSEVRQGYECGISLKGYNDLQDGDNIEGFEEKEVKRTL; translated from the coding sequence ATGGCGGAAGCAGCAACCAAACGGCTAAGTCAGGCAGCCAAAGACCTGAACGTTGGGATGAACACCCTGGTGGACACCCTAGCGAAAAAAGGATTTCAAGTAGATAACAAGCCCACCACCAAGCTGACATCAGATCAGGTTGCGCTGCTGGACAAGGAATTTGCGTCTTCAGCCCAAGACAAAGCCGAAGCCTCCAAACTCAGTCAGGCCAAGCGCCAGAGTGAGTTGGATGCTGCTGCTCTAGCCCGGCCTGCCGAACCCGTAGCTCCTAAAGCTCCGGTGGCTCCAACGCCTGCGCCCGCTCCGGTTGAAGCTCCCAAGCCTATTCCAGCACCTGTAGCAACCGCTCCGGCGGCTCCCGTGGCTCCGGCCGCGCCCGCTCCTGTTGCTAGCCGGCCTGCTCCTGTGGAGGAAGCACCCAAGGTGCCCGGGCTAAAGGTATTGGGCAAAATAGAGCTTGACGCAAAAGGCCGTCCGGTACCACCACGGCCTACCCCTGCTCCCACCCCGCCCGCACCCGCTCCGGTGGCTGCGGCAGTAAGCGAAGTGAAAACTCCGCCCGCACCGGTTGTGGAACCCAAGCCTACTCCTGCGCCTGCACCTGTTGCTCCGGTGGCAGCAGCACCTGCCCCGCCTGCTCCGACTCCGGCCCCCGTCGTAGCGCCTGCTCCAGTAGCACCAGCGCCAAGCAAGCCGGTTGAGCCTGCGCCAGTTGTTGCAAAAGCTCCTGAGCCCAAGCCAGCCCCAACTCCGGTTGCTCCTCCAGCGCCGGCGCCGGCACCTGCTCCAGTAGCTGCTGCGCCAGTTCCAGCAGCACCAACTCCACCCCCAGCACCTGAGACTCCTGCTCCTGTAGAAGATGCTGGCACCATCACGGCCCGTGCAGACCAATTAAAAGGACTGACGGTATTGGGCAAGATTGAGTTACCTGTTGACTCGTCGAGACGCGGAAACGGTGGTCGTGGTCCTCGGCCCGTAGCATCTTCTGATGTGCGCAAGAGTGGCCTCAATGCTGACGCCAAAAAGCGTCAGCGTCAGCGGATTCCTGGTCAGACGGGTGCTCCGCAGGCTGGTCAGGGACAAGGCCAAGGTCAAGGCCAGGGCGGTGCACGTCCTGATCAGGGCGGACAAAGCACTGGTACTGGCTACCAAGGCAACCGGCCTACGGGCACAGGCCCACGTGGCAACAATGCTCCCGGGCAGCGCACCCCCAATACTGCTCCCCGTGTTACGGGAACAGGTCAGGCAGCTCAGCGTCAAGCGCCTGCTGTCCCATTGACACCCGAGCAAAATGAAAAACAGATTCAGGAGCAAATCAAGGCTACGCTGGCCAAGCTCAGCGGTGGCCGTGGTGGCAACCAGAACAACCGGGCTAAATACCGTCGTGACAAGCGAGCTGGCGTAGCAGAAGACCGCGAAGCACAGCGCGCTCAGAACGAACTGGATGCTAAAATCCTGAAAGTAACCGAATTCATCTCGGCCAATGACCTGGCTTCGCTGATGGACGTTTCGGTGAATGAGGTAATCAAAATATGCCTGAACATGGGCATGTTCGTGTCCATCAACCAACGCCTCGACGCGGAAGCCATTACTGTTATCGCCGACGAATTCGGTTATGACGTGGAATTCCTGAGTGCGGAGGAAGAGGATACGGCAATTGAAGTTGAAGACAACGAGGAAGACTTGCAGCCCCGTGCTCCTATCGTGACCATCATGGGTCACGTTGACCACGGTAAGACGTCGTTGCTTGACTATATTCGGAGTGCCAGCGTGGCTAAAGGTGAAGCCGGCGGTATCACGCAGCACATCGGTGCCTACGATGTACTGACCAAGTCAGGCAAGCGTGTAACCTTCCTTGACACACCGGGTCACGAAGCATTTACCGCCATGCGTGCTCGTGGTGCCAAAATCACGGACATTGCCATAATTGTGGTAGCAGCCGACGACTCGGTTATGCCGCAGACCAAGGAAGCTATCAACCACGCGCAGGCGGCCGGTGTACCAATAGTTATTGCCCTCAACAAAATTGATAAGCCAGGCGCTAACCCCGACAAAGTCCGTGAGGAGTTGTCGGCCATTAACGTGCTGGTGGAAGAATGGGGTGGTAAGTATCAGTCGCAGGAAGTGTCGGCTAAGTCTGGCTTAGGTATCGAGGATCTTCTAGAGAAAGTGTTGCTAGAAGCCGAAATCTTAGAGCTGAAAGCCAACCCGGATCGGAGTGCAATAGGTGCCGTTATCGAAGCATCGCTGGACAAAGGCCGTGGCTATGTAACGACTATTCTGGTGCAGACGGGTACCATGAAAGTGGGCGATGTTGTGCTGGCTGGTCCGCACTACGGCCGCGTGAAAGCCATGACCGACCACCGCGGTAAGAAAATGAAGCAGGCAGGTCCGGCTACTCCCGTGCAGGTACTCGGTTTGACTGGTGCTCCACAGGCTGGTGACAAGATTCAGGTGATGGAAACCGAGCGTGAAGCCCGTGAATTGGCAACGCAGCGGCAACAGCTTTCTCGTGAGCAAACTATGCGCACCAAGAAGCACATCACGCTCGATGAAATTGGTCGTCGTCTGGCTCTGGCTTCGTTCAAAGAACTCAACATCATTGTAAAAGGTGACGTGGATGGCTCGGTGGAAGCACTGGCTGACTCCTTGCTGAAGCTAAGCACGCCGGAAGTATCAGTGAATATTCTCAGCAAAGGCGTAGGTGCCATTTCTGAATCTGATGTACTGTTGGCTTCGGCTTCTGATGCCATTATCATCGGCTTTCAGGTGCGGCCTTCGCAAAGCGCGCGGAAATTGGCTGAGCAAGAGCAGATTGATATCCGCCTCTACTCTATCATCTACAATGCTATCAACGAGGTGAAGGATGCCATGGAAGGCATGCTGGCCCCAACGGTACAGGAGGTGGTAGTAGCCAACGCCGAAGTTCGGCAGGTGTTCAACATTACCAAAGTCGGCACTATTGGTGGCTGTATGGTAACGGAAGGCACCTTTACTCGCAAAACCAAAGTGCGGCTCGTCCGCAACGGGATTGTGGTATACTCCGGTGAAATCCAGGACCTCAAGCGCTATAAAGACGATGTGTCTGAGGTGCGCCAAGGCTATGAGTGTGGTATCTCCTTGAAAGGCTACAATGACCTACAAGATGGAGACAACATCGAAGGCTTCGAAGAGAAGGAAGTGAAGCGGACGCTGTAA
- a CDS encoding lipopolysaccharide biosynthesis protein → MSVAKKLASQAAIYGVSSIVGRVLTYFLVPVYTARFAPAEYGVVTDLYAYVAFFNVLYTYGLETAYFRFANRPGTDRDKLYSQVLSLLLLSSTALSGALILLATPITEALRYPGQERYIVWLALILGIDSVVSIPFARLRLENKARKFAGVRLTNIVVNVLLTLFFVVFCPDVLAGKYLPQLHPLVEAFYIPQLGVGYVFLVNLLANVLYIPLLWRELSDFRFRLDWLAVPSLWRYGYPIMIMGLAGMVNEMLSRLMLKYWLPEGFYPGQSNLAALGVFGACYKLSIFMQLVIQAFRYAAEPFFFSQSNERNSPATFALVLKWFTLCCALIFVGVSLNLDWLGKLFLQRAEYREGLIIVPILLLANLFLGMYYNLSVWFKLTDKTYYGTTISLGGAVLTIGLNFLLIPVLGYLGSALATLVCYFTMAVICWRLGERHFPVPYPMARLAGWLLVATAVVAVGWFVPIEQAWLQYTWHAVLCVGFIGLLAVVEKPHRLAR, encoded by the coding sequence ATGAGCGTAGCGAAAAAGCTGGCTTCACAGGCCGCCATCTATGGCGTGAGCAGTATAGTAGGCCGGGTACTGACGTACTTTTTGGTACCTGTGTACACCGCCCGCTTTGCTCCGGCCGAGTATGGTGTGGTAACGGACCTGTACGCGTACGTAGCGTTTTTCAACGTATTGTACACGTACGGGCTGGAAACGGCCTATTTCCGCTTTGCCAACCGCCCTGGTACCGACCGAGACAAGCTGTACAGCCAAGTGCTGAGTTTACTGCTGCTTAGCAGCACTGCTTTGAGCGGAGCACTTATTTTGCTTGCAACGCCCATCACGGAAGCGTTGCGTTATCCTGGGCAGGAACGGTATATCGTGTGGTTAGCCCTTATCCTGGGCATCGACTCGGTGGTGAGCATTCCGTTTGCGCGGCTACGGCTGGAAAACAAGGCCCGCAAGTTTGCTGGTGTTCGGCTCACTAATATCGTTGTGAATGTGTTGCTGACGTTGTTCTTCGTGGTTTTCTGCCCCGATGTGCTAGCCGGCAAGTATCTGCCCCAACTACATCCTTTGGTTGAAGCCTTTTACATTCCGCAGCTAGGTGTGGGCTACGTATTCCTAGTGAACCTCTTGGCCAACGTACTCTACATACCCCTGCTGTGGCGTGAGTTATCCGACTTCCGTTTCCGCCTCGATTGGTTGGCCGTTCCGTCGTTGTGGCGCTATGGCTACCCCATCATGATTATGGGGTTGGCCGGCATGGTAAACGAAATGCTCAGCCGGCTGATGCTGAAATATTGGCTGCCTGAGGGCTTCTATCCGGGCCAATCCAACCTGGCCGCATTAGGGGTATTTGGGGCTTGCTACAAACTCAGCATTTTTATGCAGCTCGTTATTCAGGCTTTCCGTTACGCAGCCGAGCCATTCTTCTTTTCACAAAGCAATGAACGGAACTCACCTGCCACTTTCGCGCTGGTGCTGAAATGGTTTACGCTGTGCTGCGCCCTCATTTTTGTAGGAGTGAGTTTGAATCTGGATTGGCTAGGGAAACTGTTTTTGCAGCGGGCTGAGTATAGGGAGGGGTTGATCATAGTCCCGATTCTGTTGTTAGCCAACCTGTTCTTGGGCATGTATTACAACTTATCGGTCTGGTTTAAGCTCACCGACAAAACCTATTACGGCACCACCATCAGCCTGGGGGGAGCCGTGCTTACCATCGGGCTCAACTTCCTGTTAATTCCGGTGCTCGGCTACTTGGGTTCGGCGTTGGCCACGTTGGTCTGCTACTTCACGATGGCTGTAATCTGCTGGCGACTAGGGGAGCGGCATTTTCCGGTTCCGTACCCCATGGCACGGTTGGCAGGCTGGTTACTGGTAGCCACCGCAGTGGTAGCCGTAGGTTGGTTTGTGCCTATTGAGCAAGCCTGGTTGCAGTACACCTGGCACGCTGTGTTGTGCGTAGGCTTCATTGGCTTGCTTGCGGTAGTGGAGAAGCCACACCGGCTGGCCCGTTAA
- a CDS encoding DUF3078 domain-containing protein, whose protein sequence is MTNPIFLVYRYWLLAGLLLWLPIEVHAQSIPNRAPTPAEAYKLSIEVDTARGWRRGGAGTLNFSQVSLSNWAPGGQSSLSLLALGNVYVHFRGESHTFDMASNLVYGLIKAGKSKLRKNDDRLEVNARYARSFSSNWSYASQLNLKTQLTPTNDVIKTDSLLSKFFAPAYVLASLGVEYRQNEDFSLFFSPITGKFTIVNDQTLADAGAFGVKAARRDEDDLLVVGSGERMREELGAYFNARYRHPLMTNITYQTRLELFSNYFHDPQNIDVNWESLLDFKVNKFFSASVAATLIYDDDILVPLNADKQNAELTARGRRIQFKETLGIGLTYKF, encoded by the coding sequence ATGACCAACCCCATTTTTCTTGTCTACCGGTATTGGTTGCTGGCAGGCCTCTTGTTGTGGCTTCCCATTGAAGTTCACGCGCAAAGCATCCCAAATCGGGCCCCCACTCCTGCAGAAGCCTACAAGCTTTCAATTGAAGTAGACACCGCCCGTGGGTGGCGTCGAGGGGGAGCGGGTACACTCAATTTCAGTCAAGTAAGTTTAAGCAACTGGGCTCCGGGTGGGCAGAGTTCGTTGTCGTTGCTGGCACTTGGTAACGTGTATGTGCACTTCCGTGGCGAGAGCCATACGTTTGATATGGCCAGCAATTTGGTGTATGGCCTGATCAAAGCAGGCAAATCCAAGCTGCGCAAAAACGACGACCGGCTGGAAGTGAATGCCCGCTACGCCCGAAGTTTTTCTTCTAACTGGTCGTATGCTTCCCAACTCAACCTGAAGACGCAGCTTACGCCCACCAACGACGTAATAAAAACAGATTCTTTGCTGTCGAAATTTTTTGCGCCTGCCTACGTTCTAGCTTCCCTGGGAGTCGAGTACCGGCAAAACGAAGATTTTTCTCTGTTTTTCTCTCCGATTACAGGCAAGTTCACCATCGTAAACGACCAAACCTTGGCAGATGCTGGTGCCTTTGGCGTGAAAGCGGCACGGCGCGACGAAGACGACTTATTAGTGGTAGGTTCCGGAGAGCGAATGCGGGAAGAATTAGGTGCATACTTCAATGCCCGCTACCGGCATCCGCTTATGACGAACATCACGTATCAAACCCGTTTAGAGTTGTTCAGCAACTACTTCCACGATCCACAGAACATAGACGTAAACTGGGAAAGCCTCTTGGATTTCAAGGTCAACAAGTTCTTCAGCGCCAGTGTTGCCGCCACCCTAATCTACGACGACGACATTCTCGTACCGCTAAATGCCGACAAGCAAAACGCTGAACTAACTGCGCGTGGCCGGCGTATTCAATTCAAAGAAACGCTGGGTATCGGACTGACTTACAAGTTTTAA
- a CDS encoding superantigen-like protein SSL4, which yields MLLTPSSFRNSFASLQDQIVLIYQNHMKVTLTLALLVAGLSTTSVKAQTKAAAKPTRPATTTTKAATPAAKKTTSPTTSKPSSTTPGTRVVAKPAAKPASPTTSTSTAPAAPASEAPTAPRRLDIPGVAAQQAPSFAKGDIAVNLGIGLGIGYGYSSFGFAGNSSSSPALSLSVEKGVVEGIGPGVISVGGLIGYKSYTYKYSVLNDSYKATWNNIYVAARGAYHYNFTANPKVDTYAGVSVGARIENYSNNYSGSSTTDSYGGMSIEGGIFLGGRYLFTDRIGAFAELGYDMSYLKLGLTGKF from the coding sequence ATGTTATTGACACCTAGTAGCTTTAGAAATAGCTTTGCATCACTTCAAGATCAAATAGTATTAATTTACCAAAATCACATGAAAGTAACTTTGACCCTTGCGCTGCTAGTTGCCGGACTATCAACCACTTCTGTTAAAGCTCAAACCAAAGCAGCAGCCAAGCCGACAAGACCAGCCACAACAACTACCAAAGCGGCTACACCTGCTGCCAAAAAGACTACTTCGCCCACGACGTCTAAGCCAAGCAGCACAACACCTGGTACTCGGGTGGTAGCAAAACCAGCTGCCAAGCCTGCCTCCCCTACCACTTCTACCTCGACGGCACCTGCAGCACCTGCCTCTGAAGCACCAACTGCGCCAAGAAGGCTGGATATACCAGGAGTGGCCGCGCAACAAGCCCCTTCTTTTGCAAAGGGAGATATTGCTGTTAATCTAGGAATTGGCTTAGGTATAGGGTACGGTTACAGTTCATTCGGTTTTGCTGGCAACTCCAGCTCCTCACCCGCTCTTAGCTTGTCGGTGGAAAAGGGAGTGGTTGAAGGCATAGGCCCTGGGGTAATCAGTGTGGGAGGACTCATTGGATATAAGTCGTATACCTACAAATATTCTGTCCTCAACGACTCCTATAAAGCTACCTGGAACAATATATATGTAGCTGCTCGTGGTGCCTACCACTACAATTTCACAGCTAACCCGAAGGTAGATACATACGCCGGCGTCAGTGTCGGTGCTCGTATCGAGAACTACTCCAACAACTATAGCGGTAGCTCTACTACTGACTCCTATGGTGGCATGAGTATCGAGGGAGGTATTTTCTTGGGCGGCCGCTACCTGTTCACTGACAGAATTGGTGCTTTTGCCGAGCTAGGCTATGATATGAGCTACCTCAAATTAGGGCTAACTGGCAAGTTCTAA